In one Podarcis muralis chromosome 7, rPodMur119.hap1.1, whole genome shotgun sequence genomic region, the following are encoded:
- the TMEM30B gene encoding cell cycle control protein 50B produces MASGSYDVSGGHASADGGPTAQNKPDNTAFTQQRLPAWQPLLSAGTVLPLFFCLGVAFMALGLGLHFSSEDIHELELDYTGAPGSSCSRCANVTSSPTRHAPCTCVLRFELPMDYPAPVCLYYQLSNYYQNNRRYSISRDNAQLSGDSWALTNPITECQPYQKNHKLPIAPCGNIANSLFNDTFALYQVLRNGSMVSVPLDKRGISWWTDTNVKFRNPELVNGSLALAFKNTTKPPNWPYPVYDLGNNTGPNNTGFVNEDFIVWMRIAALPTFRKLYARIRQGNFSVGLPRGTYQLNVTYNYPVLSFNGGKKVIFSTLSWMGGKNPFLGIAYLVCGSACILTGIVMLVVHLKYRHQNEED; encoded by the coding sequence ATGGCCTCGGGCTCGTACGACGTGAGCGGCGGCCACGCCTCGGCGGACGGCGGCCCGACGGCGCAAAACAAGCCGGACAACACGGCCTTCACTCAGCAGCGACTGCCGGCCTGGCAGCCTCTGCTGTCGGCCGGCACGGTGCTGCCGCTCTTCTTCTGCTTGGGCGTGGCCTTCATGGCGCTGGGCTTGGGGCTCCACTTCTCCTCGGAGGACATCCACGAGCTGGAGCTCGACTACACCGGCGCGCCAGGCTCCAGTTGCTCTCGCTGCGCCAACGTCACCAGCAGCCCCACCCGCCATGCACCTTGCACCTGCGTGCTGCGCTTTGAGCTGCCCATGGATTACCCTGCGCCCGTCTGCCTCTACTACCAGCTCTCCAACTACTACCAGAACAACCGGCGCTACAGCATCTCCCGCGACAACGCGCAGCTCAGCGGGGACTCCTGGGCGCTGACCAACCCCATCACAGAGTGCCAGCCTTACCAAAAGAACCACAAGCTTCCCATCGCACCCTGCGGGAACATCGCCAACAGCCTCTTCAATGACACCTTTGCCCTCTACCAAGTGCTTCGCAATGGCTCCATGGTCTCTGTGCCCCTGGACAAGAGAGGCATCTCCTGGTGGACCGACACCAACGTCAAGTTCCGGAACCCCGAATTGGTCAATGggagcctggctctggccttCAAGAACACCACCAAGCCTCCCAACTGGCCCTACCCAGTCTACGACTTGGGCAACAACACGGGCCCAAACAACACGGGCTTTGTCAATGAGGACTTTATTGTGTGGATGCGCATCGCCGCCCTGCCCACCTTCCGCAAGCTGTACGCCCGCATCCGCCAGGGGAATTTCTCTGTGGGGTTGCCCCGTGGCACGTACCAGCTCAATGTCACCTACAATTACCCTGTCCTCTCTTTCAATGGTGGCAAGAAGGTCATTTTCAGCACACTGTCCTGGATGGGGGGAAAGAATCCTTTCTTGGGCATTGCTTATCTCGTTTGTGGTTCGGCCTGCATCCTCACTGGCATTGTCATGCTAGTTGTGCATTTGAAATATCGGCACCAAAATGAGGAAGATTAA